GTTTAGATGTAGTAATAAGCAATAGGGCATCGtattcaattttatttatatatagaaCAAAGTTGTGTTGGTTTCATTTAATGTATGTTTtcattatattaaatataatatataaatgaaaCCAACACAATTTTATCCTATAAATAagcctataattttaaaaatccttactgAGAATTTCTATCAGCACTAATTTCCTTCTGCCACTACAAACGTGTATATAAATCTAATCAAACTATACTGGCATCATGTGGCTGAGAATATCCTTGAGCAATTGAACAAAATATTCTGTTTGAATTGGTGCATTAGAATTCTGACTTTTGATAATCAGATATTGAATTTCCAAGCCTTTAATCCAGTAgtttaaaacacaacaatatgacaATTTTCTCATACTTTGAGGGGAAATCAGACATCTGCAAAAAGAAGAGAGGAACTCTTGTTTGCTAAAAGTTCGTTCCCAACCCCCTTTGTAGAACTAAGCTTTATTTTAACACCCGTTTAGACAGCATCCAACATCTCTTTACAGTCATCTACTTCAAATTGTTTCATGAGTAGTAATACTAGATGGGTAGataaaaacacagacacacacagacacacagagagatttgcAATAGTCTTGTTAACATATTTAATTTATGTTTAATGCTAACTCTTCTTGCTCCAATTGTAATGCAGGGTTCAGAGCACTGGGTGTTTATAGAAAGAAACACTTCAGGGCTGGAAGAGCTAGCACTAAAACAAATTAGTGATATCCAGAAGGAGGAAACACGCACAGGTCCCTCAGAGAAGCAACCAACTCTGGATTTAACAAAAATGACCACTGCAGTAACGGAACTCAAGATGGctgaaaagcaggaggaaaaaccaAGTGAGGAAAGCAAAACACAAATGCACAAAAGAGCCAAAATGATAGCCAGTCCAGAGGATTTTGAATCGCTGTGGGAGGATGaaatgtgtgaaagagagaagagaaaacacTCTTCTGAAACAGACGGACAGACAACTGAGGAAAGAGATGTGCCGGCAGTAATATTTGCTTCCACTGAACCTGAAGAGGAGAAAGAACCAAAAGACAAAATGGAAGCAGTGGCTGTTGCCTCCACCAAACCCGGGATGActgaagcagagaaaaatgaGATTGAAGTAAAGGTGGTTGCCTCTACTGAACCTAGGAAAAGAGAAGAGCCGAAATACAAAACACAGACAGTATTGGTAGCCTCCAAAGAACTTGAGCAACCAACCCAGTCCATCAGTGGGCTAAGAGAAAAAATTACTGAACCTGAAGATTTACAAGCAGAAAACATACCAAGGTGTGCTTCTTCTTGGCCAGAGtctaaagaagaaagcaaaattatAATACAAGAACACAGGACTATTTTGACAGTGTCAGACAAGGAAGTGTTAAAAACTGCTTCTGATTTTGAATCTATTAAACCTAAGGTGAAACTGAGTGATAAGGCAGTATATTCTGCTACAGAAAGGATCATCTATATAGGTTCTGAAGAAATAGACCAACAGGATAATGCGGCTGAGAAAGTACCTGACAGGGGAAAGCAATACTCATCTGAAAAGAAGCGAGAAAACCAAACAGACTTGTCAGATGAAAAAGAAGAGACAGCTAGTCTTTCTCCAGTAGCAGATTCAGGAGAGACAGGAAGACATGAGTTTCAGTCCTATTCACTTACACCTGCTGAAGGAAAATCAGAGGTTAGTAAACCAATTACAAGATCAGCTCAGTCTGACAAAAATACAGAAGATGATGAATATGTACAGCCTTTAGAACAGTGCTCTAGTAAAAGAGAGAAGCCTTCATCAACTCTAGAGGAAAAAGCTTCTGTGGATCCAGCTGCTTGTGAGACCAAAGATTACAGGGACACTAGGCCACTCTCTTCTACAGAGGATTCAAGCCAAAGAGTTTCCAATGTATCATCACAGCTAAAATCTGGATCACCCACAAAAGAAGATAAATCTAATCTTACTTCTAAGCAAGAGCAGAGCAATGATGGAACACATAGCCCTTTCCAAGAAGATGAAGTATCTGATGAGAAGAGTGACATCATTGCCCAAAAAAGTGACATAATATTCACAGCATCggaaaatcaaagggaaagaaacaaTTTAAATGAAATGGAAGTTTCTCAGATACTGCTTCAAATGGAAGACATAGGGACTACAAAATCTACCCCAGATTCCTTGCCACAACAGTTTTCCTGTACTGCAGATATTTCAAAAGAAGAGCAACATAAAACACAGAGTTTAAAGACAAGAGAGGCAGAACAGTTTGAAGCCCTTGATTCAAGCAAGCCACCTGAGGCCAAGCTCTCTGAAACTCAAGAGTCTGCCCAAAATAAATGCATACGTTCAGAAAAATCTGTCAGTGATAGGCACCCTGAATTGGAGCCAGCAGCCAAAAATGACAGCTGTGAATTAGATTTTGTATCCATAGGCAGACTCCAAGAACTGGAAGATGAAGCCAATGCCAATTATATTGAAGTTGATCAGATGGCAAAAGATAAGCCCCCTCCTTCAGAAGACTCAACTGAAGGTAAACCATCATTTTGGGACAATAATTCAGAAGTGAAAAAGACACATGAAGTTGAACAGTCAGATAGAAATGAGATCCATAAAATAGGTAAGTTCAGTAAAGATGAACTTCACAAACCCAATGAACATGCAAAAGTAGAAAGGACAGCTAAGGATAAAATCTCAGAGGTTGAAGACAGATACTGTGAAGAAATGACAAAAGATAATCTCAAAAATTCAGAGGTGTCATCTCTAGACTCAGAAGAGCAAGCCCATGACAGATCTAACGTGAAAAAGCCATCTGGGGATTACCTTTTATATCATGCTGACTCCACAGATTCTGTACCACCAGAACTGAGAGGAACAGTCCAAGATAACTGTCTTTTGAAAGAAGAAACTGGAAATGTAAATGCTGTCTCTCCTCAGATTGGGGTGGCAGGAGACAATAGGGAGTGTTCACAGCCTTCTGATGTCACAACACAGAGCAGAGAACAACTTTTAACTTCAAGTGGAAAACAGAAACCAGACCTTGAACCACTGAAGCTCATTTATTGTGGCTCATGTACTGCTGCTTCACCAGAAAATGATAAAAATGCAGCTGTACCACTAGAAAGTGATGGAGACTCCTTACTGCACAGAAGTGAGACAAATGAAAATATCTCTGTAGCTTCTAAAATCAAGATGTTTGAGCAAGGCGAAGAGCACCGTCCACTTTTTCATGAGCAGCGTGAGGCCTCAAAGAAGTCCCTAGAGTATTGTCCTGGCAGTGACATACGAAAGGATCTGCCAAAGATGCACATAGAGATACATAAGGATATTCCCATAGAAAAGGATGGTGCAAAAGTTAAATCGTCCATAGCCCCTTTGGATAGCAAAGGAGAGGATCCTGGAGAAACATCAGATGTTATCTATCTAGCCGTTGCACAAGGGCCAAGTGATGGAGAACCATCTCAGCCTTCATCTTGGAAGGAAGATATTTCTGTCGGATCAGagcaaggagaagaagaaggagatgcTGAACTGGCGTCTCCTGATTCTGGCTGTGAAATCACTTTGGCAGAAGCTGTGGTAACTCCCCCAGATGAACTGTCCCAGTGGAAAGTTCATAAAGCATGTTGTGTGACTCGTCTTTATGCATCATGTGCCATGGCTTCAAACATGGCCGTTGACTGAAAGCCACTGCTTGCACCCCTTGTccttttctgtatgtgtgtgtgacctGGCTCAGTTGCTGAATGCAAATCTGCTGGCCCAGGCAGCCCATCAGCTTTTCGattgttattttgtgtgtgtgcgtgtgaaaaCTCCTAGAGATTTGGCTATCTGGAGAATGCCAGCGGCTAACCTGAAACCAGGCAAATGAGTATTGTGAATGCTCAGTAGCAAGGTGGGAAGGGATGACATGCTGAAAGCTTTGTATTTCTGCCCATACCTCCACGCACACACCTAGCAACAACATTCTCACGCTTCTAGCTTCTTTCTTCTTGCATCTCTTAGTTTTTGATATCCCTTCTTGCTTGGCTTGTGAgccctccttttttctcctccctttgtCTAGCTAGTGGCTGGCTAACAAAATAGCTTCCCACTGCTCCAAAAGGCACTTTGGCCAAGATCCTTTCTGCTCCTTAAGACTAACCCCTTTTCTCTGATCTAGAGCAAATTTCAAGAACCATCTTGGGAAGAGAAGGATTTATCAGGCCCATCAGTAAAAGCCTGTCCGAAAGAAGAGAGTACAAAGGCTGCTGCGCCAGTGGCCCCTCAGGTCTCAATGCTGTTTTATTAACTCCTTGTTTTTGTGGTGTAGGAGCTCACTCTGACCAAGAGAAGGTCatgtgccaccacctccttccccttcttacttaagctattctctctctctctctgcataaatatatatatatatatatatttctatatatataCCCTGGTTTGTTTTAACTGCCCTTTCCCATACCTCTCAACACACCAGAATCTTGGACAAAGCCAAGCATAAGGAGTTGAGACACCATAGCAGCTAAGTAAAAGAGTAATGTTTACTTTCAGGTGTCCATTTAAAACCTACTAGTGTCATAAGAAGCTTCTGCACTGACTTTGGTAACTTTTAGTTCAGGAGCAGTCCTAAGTGAATTCAAGGTATTTTGATACTGTGTTGAAAAACAATCTATAGGTCTGCTTAGCTAAAATTTCCACTTTAAAATGGTTGAGAGGTATGTTCAGCCTTCCATAGGAACTAGAGATGGTTTTtcctctgttctgtttttttgttgttgtcaattCCACTGATTAAAAACCCACCACGAGAAAGTTAATATATAAGGGTTTCTTTCTGATGGCATACTGACTCCAGAGATGTAAGTGCTGACAACACAAGCTCTTTCATACAGATATTATGCTCCCTTGAGATAGATTGAATGTTCCTTGCACACCTTTTTAAAGTTTCCCTTAGAAGACGAAGTGAGATATAAGCAACATCTGGGCTGACAATACAGAATGACTTGATCTCAGTGAAATTGACAAACTTTCTTGCTTCTCCTGCAGTATGGCCAGCTAATTGATCTTAGATTTTGTTTTTCCCCTAAATTTGAACTTTTATTCTCTTCTGCttgcctttccttccctccttccttttgctCCTACATttgtagtgggtttttttcttcttacagTGAGTGAGAATTTGAGGTCCCTTTTTACTGTATCATTATACTTGCTTTTTTGCACACAAGTATTTCTGTACAGGTACCAATAGATCCACTTATCTTTTTCACAGTGATACCTTCAAGGCTATGGTTTTATTTTCTCTCCTGCAgttttgcaaataaaaccctaaacccttcccttctctcctccctgcAGAGACTTTGTTATGCAAAGAGTTTTGATTGTCATGCTTGGGGTGTTTTTGTTGTCCTTTTtatgatgtttcctttctcctatGGCTTTCATGGGGTTCAGATAGCTTAAACCTTTCATTCAGCACTTACAGCCTcagcttctttcctcctttttgtctcATTCAGAAAGCGGGATTGAGGGAGGGCACAGAGGAGAAAGCTAAGCCACCTCGGCACAGGGCTCCTGAAAGTGGGGATGAGGAGCAAGACCAGGAGAGAGACTCAGTCTTCCTGAAGGACAACCACTTGGCCATTGAGCGCAAGTGCTCAAGTATCACCGTCAGCTCAACTTCCAGTCTCGAAGCTGAGGTGGACTTCACAGTCATTGGTGACTATCAGAGTTCAGCCTTTGAAGACTTCTCCCGGAGTTTGCCTGAGCTGGACAAAGAAAAGAACGAGGGAGAAGCAGAGGGTCAGATTTTTTCTGAGGAATCTAACAAACCAGCTGCCAGGCAGGAAGATGATGTCAAAGATGGGGATAAGGCTCAAGTAATCCCAGAAGAGGTACAAAAGGGAGGCATGGTACTCAGATGTGTCTTAAGTGTCCTCATTTGCAGTGTTGTCTGTCTTGACGTTTGCATTGCTCAATGTGTTGTCCATCTCACACATCCTTGTAAGAGTACATCTATTTCCAGccaactaaaaaaaaaccctctggagTATTTTTACATATCCGCATAAATGTTTTGTTTGCATGATCGTTTTTTTACATCCAAATGCATGGTAGTCCTGTAAGTGTCTTTATGTATCTGCTAACTATAACCTAAACCTTCACATTTTAATCCACTGTATTTGTCTGACTGTTGCACCTTAGCTCTCATGGGGTGAGTTTGTCTTATGTGTTGCATGAACTCAGCAAGTAATGTACATTAAAGAAACTTAATTTCACGTGACAAATATCACTTAAAGAGGAATTCAACAGTCAACAATAATTCTCTTAAGTCATTTGGGAAGTTTAATTTAACTGTTTATTTAACTGTTCACTGACTGAAAAATAAtctaaagaagaaagagaaagcactGGGGAAATGATGCTATACAGAATTAAATCACATGTTATTGAGAGAGCAAATCTTACACTAGCACTCGGGTGACTCCAGCATTGTAATCTTTTCAATGGAATTGTGTCTTGATCCATACAGTTTTGTATTAAAATTCAGCAGTCCATGATTTTCACCCTCCCCTCCCTTTGGTATAAAGCCATTAAGAGTTCTCCCCTTGCCTCATCTATCTCAAGTGtattgcctttctcccagattATTATCTCTACTAGGATCCATTCCTTCATCACAGTGGCTTATGTTTTCAGTCAGTTTTCCAtggtcttggttttttttaaaaaaaaaaacaccctgatcttTGTAATAAAATACTTCTTgatttcaagataagtgagaacTCTGCAGTTAAAATCACATCATCCATGATGTTGTACGTGCAAGAATTAAAATGGGATGGGGAgtggagtgcaaaaaaaaaaaagcaatttgtgCCATTAAACTGAGCATGAATTATTGCTgaattgttttgttcttttggtagTCTTCAGTCATAAAAACAGAAACtgtgaaaaaaacagaagcagagaaaTCTGTGCGGCAGAGAATCACTGCAACAGAATTTACACAGGTAGCTTTGACATTATTTTATTGCACTTCCTGCTTATCCTATAGCCTGCTGCTAAGATTTCCTGCTTACCCTACACATCCTGCAGCATAACTCTGTTAGCAAAACATCATGCTGAGATCACACCTACACTGCAGGGTTGCTCTTCTTGAAGTAGAAAATACGAAGTGCAGATTCAGATTAAATATTCTCTAGTTTGCTGTCCTGACAGTAGAGGTATCATTCATAAGCATGTTGCATGACTCTGGATGGCTTGTGGACTGAGGTGGGTCCCCCACCTGCAAATTGGGGAAGAGAATGCTGCCTCAGTCACAAACTGCCAATGGCAtggctgtgtgtgtttaaaacagTGCATTCTTTCTGCTTCCTTGAAGATACTGAATTGCCTAGTTTGTGACCAAGTTCTAAACCagagtactgtatatggaatggGGCTAAATACATGAATTGACACAAATTCATGTATTCCACCTAATACTGGACTACAAATATTAGTGAAACATGAAGTAGAACAAATACTGGCCTTTTAAATATTGCCACTTTTATTTAACCTACATCTTTATAACAGATCCATGGCTTCCATTTTTCATGTCCAGGTTGATGGTGCCACCACGAGTGGAAAAGAGACCATAACCACTTCCAACGTTGTCAGCACAGAAACCATATCAACAACCACAGTAAGTAACATGGAAGAAGCTAGTGGAGAGGAAAACTCTTTGACCCCCTCAATCTCATATGTGCACATAAAGATAGAATGCTTTGAGGTGGACCGTTACCTGCTAGCACCAATGCACAAAACGTACTGATACAATTATTCCACCCTGTCCTCCCTAACGGATTTTCAGAATTTACACGATACAACACAAATAAGTAtcccttaatatatatatatatatttaagggatatttatttgtgttttatcATGTAGTTTCTGTATATTTAAGGGATacttataatatataataatataatataatttattgtcattgtaagtttatacacagtatacccatacaacgaaattcacagacacccagagaccagacacaagcacacacataacattccccaaacactccccacccactaaaaaattccccactaaaaatacaaacatctacacctcaggccaagtaacacagtccaactaattattcactactggtggtctttaagctcattattaatttcaattatagctctaggataaaaactatttagaaaacgtgtggtccgagtcttaattgttctatatcttctgccagactgtaacagttcaaaaaagttataagcaggatgggaagagtctctcaggatgctgtgtgacttcctcagacagcgggatgtgaagatgtcatccagggttggtagctggagcccgatgatattctgggcaattttaatggttctctgtagagcttttttgtccactacagagctactcccaaaccatgccagaatgccataggttaggacactctcaatggtgctacaatagtaggacagaagtaaatgctgtgataaatttaacttcccgagcattctcaggaaatacagcctcttctgtgccttctttattagcatgttggcatttatagtccatgagaggtcctctgagatgtaagtacccagaaatttaaaactaccaactctctccacttcctcaccgtttatgaacagtggtaaatgtacatttctcttcctcctaaaatcaattatgagttctttagtttttttgatgttaagtgtgagatgattttctttacaccatagtatcaatctttgtacttcctttctataagtagactcattgttcttatttatgagtcccaccactgtcgtatcatccgcaaatttaataattgcattggtgttatatagtggggtgcaatcatgtgtgtacagggaatagaggaagggacttagcacgcagccctggggagctcctgtacttagtaccagggtagaagaatggtgggatcccatccttactgactgtggcctatctgtcagaaaatcttttatctacatgcagatctcctgaggtaatcccaggttgatcatttttaaaaacaacctatttggtagaatggtgttaaaagcagagctataaatAATACTTATAATACTTATATATACCTTACTTCTTTGAAACAGCAACATTCCACCCAGCCACTCACTGTGTATAGATCACAGAAAGATGCTCTGAGGCCCAGGACATATCTTGGGTCTTTATCATGTTATTTAACTTGTACTCAGGAGAAAAaatggttcttcttcatggtctctgtgaaggcacactaatgggtttagtgCTCTTGCACAGAGAAACCTTGGGATTACTAGAGCTTAAACACATGGTGCCTTTAACCCCACCCCAGCACCAAGCGCCTCAGCAGCACCTCGGTTAGgagctttccatttctctttccaaAAGAAAAATCACCTTACCTTTGTCTTGGAATTCCTAGATTTCTGACTTGGACCATTCAACGTTTCTTCTTACTgtgaatttaaaagaaaagaaaagaaagaaaatggactGTTATGTGTTTGTGTAAGAATGCTGTGATTTTGTTTATGGCTGCTCCAGGCCTCTCTGAGAGGTGTaagacctgcccccccccaaaaaaaatagccCTCTCAGACAGGCATTTCCGCTGTTTGTTTTGCTTAGGGGAGGAACACCAGCCGGCTCTCTGTGTGGTTTGTAAAAACTTTACAAAGCCAGCTCTTAAGTTGAGACTTCAACGTCACCATTCCTTTTTGTGGGAGAAATCTCTCTCTTCATCTCAAGGCCCTCCCATGGAATCTATCCAAGCTGTGGGCCATTCTCCAGTCTCAGGCTCTTCAGCTCCTCCTAAGACCCTGAAAGGACCTAAAATGGTGTTGAAGCCCCATGCTTCCTCCTCAGGCTCGAGGTTGACAGCTACGGTATCAACACCTAAGCCTCCCTCGATATCGATGCCGAAGAAAAAGAAGATCCCGAGGATGCCCCACTCCCAGTGCCAGAGGCCACACCATCCCCGCAGTTCAGTCAGTCACCTGACTGGGGACATACCTCAGCCAAGGTCATACAGTTGGTGCAGGTTAGCCCATGTTCCCATCCGGGCTTAATATCAGGGTAGGCTTCGATGTTGCCTCCAGAGTCGGTGCCGGTGGAGGCTCCTAGGAAAAAGCAGAAGACTCATCACTTGGAGCCTCCTGCCAAGCCCGAAGTCCACTGATACTGCCCTGTGCTGCCCGATGCGTATTACCATCACCAGGACTTTCAGAGGAGACACCTCTATGAATGCCCTCGTTATTACG
This sequence is a window from Pogona vitticeps strain Pit_001003342236 chromosome 4, PviZW2.1, whole genome shotgun sequence. Protein-coding genes within it:
- the EPB41L1 gene encoding band 4.1-like protein 1 isoform X8, which gives rise to MDEKDYSEADGISEKTTPSKTQKSPQKVTKKLKSAICRVTLLDASEYECEVEKHARGQVLFDLVCEHLNLLEKDYFGLTFCDSDSQKNWLDPSKEIKKQTRSGPWNFAFTVKFYPPDPAQLTEDITRYYLCLQLRADIISGRLPCSFVTHALLGSYAVQAELGDYDSEEHVGNYVAELRFAPNQTRELEERIMELHKTYRGMTPGEAEIHFLENAKKLSMYGVDLHHAKDSEGIDIMLGVCANGLLIYRDRLRINRFAWPKILKISYKRSNFYIKIRPGEYEQFESTIGFKLPNHRSAKRLWKVCIEHHTFFRLVSPEPPPKGFLVMGSKFRYSGRTQAQTRQASALIDRPAPYFERSSSKRYTMSRSLDGEFSRPASVSENHDGGAESDKRDEDSRYGGRTRSETEDEEVTTPTKIKELKPEQETTPRHKQEFLDKPEDVLLKHQASINELKRTLKEPNSKLVHRDRDRRLPSSPASSSPKHEDETPKGTPEKTNEMSEEDSPEDLSSEHGAALVMESFTQKSLVSSPEGSEHWVFIERNTSGLEELALKQISDIQKEETRTGPSEKQPTLDLTKMTTAVTELKMAEKQEEKPSEESKTQMHKRAKMIASPEDFESLWEDEMCEREKRKHSSETDGQTTEERDVPAVIFASTEPEEEKEPKDKMEAVAVASTKPGMTEAEKNEIEVKVVASTEPRKREEPKYKTQTVLVASKELEQPTQSISGLREKITEPEDLQAENIPRCASSWPESKEESKIIIQEHRTILTVSDKEVLKTASDFESIKPKVKLSDKAVYSATERIIYIGSEEIDQQDNAAEKVPDRGKQYSSEKKRENQTDLSDEKEETASLSPVADSGETGRHEFQSYSLTPAEGKSEVSKPITRSAQSDKNTEDDEYVQPLEQCSSKREKPSSTLEEKASVDPAACETKDYRDTRPLSSTEDSSQRVSNVSSQLKSGSPTKEDKSNLTSKQEQSNDGTHSPFQEDEVSDEKSDIIAQKSDIIFTASENQRERNNLNEMEVSQILLQMEDIGTTKSTPDSLPQQFSCTADISKEEQHKTQSLKTREAEQFEALDSSKPPEAKLSETQESAQNKCIRSEKSVSDRHPELEPAAKNDSCELDFVSIGRLQELEDEANANYIEVDQMAKDKPPPSEDSTEGKPSFWDNNSEVKKTHEVEQSDRNEIHKIGKFSKDELHKPNEHAKVERTAKDKISEVEDRYCEEMTKDNLKNSEVSSLDSEEQAHDRSNVKKPSGDYLLYHADSTDSVPPELRGTVQDNCLLKEETGNVNAVSPQIGVAGDNRECSQPSDVTTQSREQLLTSSGKQKPDLEPLKLIYCGSCTAASPENDKNAAVPLESDGDSLLHRSETNENISVASKIKMFEQGEEHRPLFHEQREASKKSLEYCPGSDIRKDLPKMHIEIHKDIPIEKDGAKVKSSIAPLDSKGEDPGETSDVIYLAVAQGPSDGEPSQPSSWKEDISVGSEQGEEEGDAELASPDSGCEITLAEAVSKFQEPSWEEKDLSGPSVKACPKEESTKAAAPVAPQKAGLREGTEEKAKPPRHRAPESGDEEQDQERDSVFLKDNHLAIERKCSSITVSSTSSLEAEVDFTVIGDYQSSAFEDFSRSLPELDKEKNEGEAEGQIFSEESNKPAARQEDDVKDGDKAQVIPEESSVIKTETVKKTEAEKSVRQRITATEFTQVDGATTSGKETITTSNVVSTETISTTTDHSPKPGKGTTELRSISPITSSAVGKEAFTSLFGATAETLSTSTTTHVTKTVKGGFSETRIEKRIIITGDEDVDQDQALALAIKEAKLQHPDMLVTKAVVYRETDPSPEERDKKPQES
- the EPB41L1 gene encoding band 4.1-like protein 1 isoform X7, encoding MLRPFGGGEGSQAPRHQQLWAGRFAATAVCINQCVGVLKLEKRWLCRTECFVHTAPAQTRGATPERWGAFTKAVDMDEKDYSEADGISEKTTPSKTQKSPQKVTKKLKSAICRVTLLDASEYECEVEKHARGQVLFDLVCEHLNLLEKDYFGLTFCDSDSQKNWLDPSKEIKKQTRSGPWNFAFTVKFYPPDPAQLTEDITRYYLCLQLRADIISGRLPCSFVTHALLGSYAVQAELGDYDSEEHVGNYVAELRFAPNQTRELEERIMELHKTYRGMTPGEAEIHFLENAKKLSMYGVDLHHAKDSEGIDIMLGVCANGLLIYRDRLRINRFAWPKILKISYKRSNFYIKIRPGEYEQFESTIGFKLPNHRSAKRLWKVCIEHHTFFRLVSPEPPPKGFLVMGSKFRYSGRTQAQTRQASALIDRPAPYFERSSSKRYTMSRSLDGEFSRPASVSENHDGGAESDKRDEDSRYGGRTRSETEDEEVTTPTKIKELKPEQETTPRHKQEFLDKPEDVLLKHQASINELKRTLKEPNSKLVHRDRDRRLPSSPASSSPKHEDETPKGTPEKTNEMSEEDSPEDLSSEHGAALVMESFTQKSLVSSPEGSEHWVFIERNTSGLEELALKQISDIQKEETRTGPSEKQPTLDLTKMTTAVTELKMAEKQEEKPSEESKTQMHKRAKMIASPEDFESLWEDEMCEREKRKHSSETDGQTTEERDVPAVIFASTEPEEEKEPKDKMEAVAVASTKPGMTEAEKNEIEVKVVASTEPRKREEPKYKTQTVLVASKELEQPTQSISGLREKITEPEDLQAENIPRCASSWPESKEESKIIIQEHRTILTVSDKEVLKTASDFESIKPKVKLSDKAVYSATERIIYIGSEEIDQQDNAAEKVPDRGKQYSSEKKRENQTDLSDEKEETASLSPVADSGETGRHEFQSYSLTPAEGKSEVSKPITRSAQSDKNTEDDEYVQPLEQCSSKREKPSSTLEEKASVDPAACETKDYRDTRPLSSTEDSSQRVSNVSSQLKSGSPTKEDKSNLTSKQEQSNDGTHSPFQEDEVSDEKSDIIAQKSDIIFTASENQRERNNLNEMEVSQILLQMEDIGTTKSTPDSLPQQFSCTADISKEEQHKTQSLKTREAEQFEALDSSKPPEAKLSETQESAQNKCIRSEKSVSDRHPELEPAAKNDSCELDFVSIGRLQELEDEANANYIEVDQMAKDKPPPSEDSTEGKPSFWDNNSEVKKTHEVEQSDRNEIHKIGKFSKDELHKPNEHAKVERTAKDKISEVEDRYCEEMTKDNLKNSEVSSLDSEEQAHDRSNVKKPSGDYLLYHADSTDSVPPELRGTVQDNCLLKEETGNVNAVSPQIGVAGDNRECSQPSDVTTQSREQLLTSSGKQKPDLEPLKLIYCGSCTAASPENDKNAAVPLESDGDSLLHRSETNENISVASKIKMFEQGEEHRPLFHEQREASKKSLEYCPGSDIRKDLPKMHIEIHKDIPIEKDGAKVKSSIAPLDSKGEDPGETSDVIYLAVAQGPSDGEPSQPSSWKEDISVGSEQGEEEGDAELASPDSGCEITLAEAVSKFQEPSWEEKDLSGPSVKACPKEESTKAAAPVAPQKAGLREGTEEKAKPPRHRAPESGDEEQDQERDSVFLKDNHLAIERKCSSITVSSTSSLEAEVDFTVIGDYQSSAFEDFSRSLPELDKEKNEGEAEGQIFSEESNKPAARQEDDVKDGDKAQVIPEEVDGATTSGKETITTSNVVSTETISTTTDHSPKPGKGTTELRSISPITSSAVGKEAFTSLFGATAETLSTSTTTHVTKTVKGGFSETRIEKRIIITGDEDVDQDQALALAIKEAKLQHPDMLVTKAVVYRETDPSPEERDKKPQES